Proteins encoded in a region of the Streptomyces akebiae genome:
- a CDS encoding ABC transporter ATP-binding protein, whose protein sequence is MTSKKSSKNAADGGSGDVRLSGIGKTYDSFTAVHPLDLTVPEGSFFALLGASGCGKTTTLRMIAGLEEPSCGSVRLGDQDVTNLPPYKRPVNTVFQSYALFPHLDIFENVAFGLRRRGIKSVKKQVEEMLELVQLGEQARKKPHQLSGGQQQRVAVARALINHPKVLLLDEPLGALDLKLRRQMQLELKRIQTEVGITFIHVTHDQEEAMTMADTVAVMNGGRVEQLGSPTDLYENPQTTFVADFLGTSNLIEAEVDSKSGDEIVLTAGDGKLVLPEARCAAPTRTGGKVLVGVRPEKITLTHADDAGEIPVGRNRVTGRITATSFIGVSTQYVIDSSVCPEFEVYVQNIDRDTRLVPGADVVLHWSPAHTFGLDAAQDIDAGVDEGAAA, encoded by the coding sequence ATGACCAGCAAGAAGAGCAGCAAGAACGCCGCGGACGGCGGCAGCGGTGACGTCCGTCTCTCCGGCATCGGCAAGACCTACGACTCCTTCACCGCCGTGCACCCGCTCGACCTGACCGTGCCGGAAGGTTCCTTCTTCGCCCTGCTCGGCGCCTCCGGCTGCGGCAAGACCACCACGCTGCGCATGATCGCCGGCCTGGAGGAACCTTCCTGCGGAAGCGTCCGGCTCGGCGACCAGGACGTGACGAACCTGCCCCCGTACAAGCGGCCCGTGAACACGGTCTTCCAGTCGTACGCCCTCTTCCCGCACCTCGACATCTTCGAGAACGTCGCCTTCGGTCTGCGCCGACGCGGCATCAAGAGCGTGAAGAAGCAGGTCGAGGAGATGCTGGAACTGGTCCAGCTCGGCGAGCAGGCCCGCAAGAAACCGCACCAGCTCTCGGGCGGCCAGCAGCAGCGCGTCGCCGTCGCCCGTGCCCTCATCAACCACCCCAAGGTGCTCCTCCTCGACGAGCCCCTCGGCGCCCTCGACCTCAAGCTGCGCCGCCAGATGCAGCTGGAGCTGAAGCGCATCCAGACCGAGGTCGGCATCACGTTCATCCATGTCACGCACGACCAGGAGGAGGCCATGACCATGGCCGACACGGTCGCCGTGATGAACGGCGGCCGGGTCGAGCAACTCGGCTCGCCCACCGACCTGTACGAGAATCCGCAGACCACCTTCGTCGCCGACTTCCTCGGCACCTCCAACCTCATCGAGGCCGAGGTCGACTCCAAGAGCGGCGACGAGATAGTCCTGACGGCGGGTGACGGCAAGCTGGTCCTGCCCGAGGCGCGATGTGCCGCGCCCACCCGGACCGGCGGCAAGGTCCTCGTCGGCGTACGCCCCGAGAAGATCACCCTCACCCACGCCGACGACGCCGGGGAGATCCCGGTCGGCCGCAACCGCGTCACCGGCCGGATCACCGCCACCAGCTTCATCGGCGTCTCCACGCAGTACGTGATCGACAGCTCGGTCTGCCCCGAGTTCGAGGTCTACGTCCAGAACATCGACCGCGACACCCGGCTCGTTCCCGGCGCCGACGTCGTCCTGCACTGGAGCCCCGCGCACACGTTCGGACTGGATGCCGCCCAGGACATCGACGCGGGCGTGGACGAAGGGGCGGCCGCCTGA
- a CDS encoding ABC transporter permease — MSTLAEAEAPPPLAPAPTTGKPPRKRGRWTPYLLLAPGLIWLLVFFAMPMVYQASTSVQTGSLEEGYRVTWHFATYWDALSEYYPQFLRSVLYAGSATILCLLLGYPLAYLIAFRAGRWRNLILILVIAPFFTSFLIRTLAWKTILSDGGPVVGVLNSLHVLDVTSWLGLTAGDRVLATPLAVVCGLTYNFLPFMILPLYTSLERIDGRLHEAAGDLYARPFTTFRKVTFPLSMPGVVSGTLLTFIPASGDYVNAELLGSTNTQMIGNVIQSQFLRILDYPTAAALSFLLMAAILVMVTVYIRKSGTEDLV; from the coding sequence ATGTCGACCCTCGCCGAAGCCGAGGCGCCACCACCCCTCGCGCCCGCCCCGACCACCGGGAAGCCCCCTCGCAAGAGGGGCCGCTGGACGCCGTACCTGCTGCTCGCGCCCGGTCTGATCTGGCTGCTGGTCTTCTTCGCGATGCCGATGGTCTACCAGGCCTCCACCTCCGTGCAGACGGGCTCCCTGGAGGAGGGCTACCGGGTCACCTGGCACTTCGCGACGTACTGGGACGCGCTGAGCGAGTACTACCCGCAGTTCCTGCGCTCGGTGCTCTACGCGGGCTCCGCGACGATCCTGTGTCTGCTCCTCGGCTATCCGCTGGCGTATCTGATCGCCTTCCGGGCCGGCCGCTGGCGCAATCTGATCCTGATCCTGGTGATCGCCCCCTTCTTCACCAGCTTCCTGATCCGCACCCTCGCCTGGAAGACGATCCTGTCGGACGGTGGCCCGGTCGTCGGCGTTCTGAACTCGCTGCACGTCCTGGACGTCACCAGCTGGCTCGGCCTCACCGCCGGGGACCGGGTGCTGGCCACTCCGCTCGCCGTCGTCTGCGGCCTCACGTACAACTTCCTGCCGTTCATGATCCTGCCGCTCTACACCTCCCTCGAACGCATCGACGGACGGCTGCACGAGGCGGCCGGCGACCTGTACGCCAGACCGTTCACCACGTTCCGCAAGGTCACCTTCCCGCTCTCCATGCCGGGCGTCGTCTCCGGAACCCTGCTGACCTTCATCCCGGCCAGCGGCGACTACGTGAACGCCGAACTCCTCGGCTCCACCAACACCCAGATGATCGGCAACGTCATCCAGAGCCAGTTCCTGCGGATCCTCGACTATCCGACGGCGGCGGCGCTCTCCTTCCTTCTCATGGCCGCGATCCTCGTCATGGTCACGGTCTACATCCGTAAGTCCGGGACGGAGGATCTGGTCTAA